From one Gracilibacillus salinarum genomic stretch:
- a CDS encoding thiol-disulfide oxidoreductase DCC family protein has product MRRIILFDGVCNFCSSSVQFIIQRDPERKFHFASLQSEVGQDLVQQYNVPKDIDSLILIDNDQIYTKSTAALNIAKQLTGVYRFARIFLIIPKPIRDFLYQIIAKNRYKWFGKKEACMIPKPEDRQRFID; this is encoded by the coding sequence ATGAGACGAATTATTTTATTTGATGGCGTTTGTAACTTTTGCTCCAGCAGCGTGCAATTTATAATTCAACGAGATCCCGAGCGGAAATTCCATTTTGCGTCGTTACAGAGTGAGGTGGGACAGGATCTCGTACAACAGTATAACGTTCCAAAGGATATTGACAGCTTAATTCTTATCGATAACGATCAAATCTACACTAAATCCACTGCCGCATTAAATATAGCAAAACAATTGACCGGTGTTTATCGTTTTGCTCGTATCTTTTTAATCATACCGAAGCCAATACGGGATTTTCTCTATCAGATCATCGCGAAAAATCGCTATAAATGGTTCGGAAAGAAAGAGGCATGCATGATACCCAAACCAGAAGACAGACAACGGTTTATCGATTAA
- a CDS encoding monovalent cation:proton antiporter family protein, which yields MHGESVSSLVIVIIAAFITPILLHRFRLKMIPVVVAEIIVGLIIGHSGFNLVEDSDWLETLSTLGFIFLMFLSGLEIDFTIFSKKGRKQNGTKNMPNPVKLATLIFIGILILSFGLSYLFVLFGFIDNIYLMTLIISTISLGVVVPTLKEAQAMQTTVGQTILLIAVIADLATMILLAIFVSFYGDESGNMWLLLLLFGVGVLLYFVGKYFRNQSFIEAMSKGTIQIGTRAVFTLIIFLVALSESVGAENILGAFLAGALVSLLAPNQELVQKLDSFGYGFLIPIFFVMVGVDLDLKALFGEPKILALIPLLFFALLLSKVIPVLLLKKWYDTKTVIASSMLLTSTLSLVIAAGTIGERLGIITSEMNGALVLVAVLSCIITPAFFKKYYVNQEEANYQQTVSFIGINQATIPVLRELDPKDFETHLFHTKQENLDDSKSRSIFDINELENYDFDTLEKAGVFHHDIVVVTTGNLEKNEEIAAYAKKLGVERVIARVENPVMEKRLKEIGVDVFSILLSSKTLLKALIESPHVVNIFTEQDSQLYEINMNNIGYEGTVLREFPFTGDVIMVRIFRGNDSIVPHGDTELRLNDRLIVTGSSEYVEELQQLLEYV from the coding sequence ATGCACGGAGAATCAGTAAGTTCACTCGTCATCGTTATTATTGCAGCCTTTATAACACCTATTCTGTTGCATCGGTTCCGATTGAAGATGATTCCAGTTGTTGTAGCAGAAATTATTGTCGGCTTAATTATTGGCCATAGTGGTTTTAATTTAGTGGAAGACAGTGACTGGCTTGAAACATTGTCTACATTAGGTTTTATTTTTCTTATGTTTCTAAGTGGATTGGAAATTGATTTCACTATATTTTCGAAAAAAGGGCGTAAACAAAATGGTACAAAAAATATGCCTAATCCAGTCAAGCTGGCAACTCTCATATTTATCGGCATATTAATATTATCATTCGGTCTATCCTATTTATTTGTACTGTTCGGATTTATCGATAATATTTACTTAATGACGTTGATTATTTCAACAATTTCATTAGGCGTTGTCGTCCCTACTTTAAAAGAAGCGCAAGCTATGCAGACAACGGTTGGACAAACAATCCTCCTGATTGCTGTTATTGCTGATTTAGCTACGATGATTTTATTAGCTATTTTTGTTTCTTTTTATGGGGACGAATCCGGAAATATGTGGCTATTGCTCTTATTGTTCGGTGTCGGTGTCCTCTTATATTTCGTTGGGAAGTATTTCAGGAATCAATCGTTTATTGAAGCCATGTCTAAAGGTACGATACAGATCGGTACAAGAGCTGTATTCACTTTGATTATCTTCCTTGTAGCATTGTCCGAGTCCGTAGGGGCTGAGAATATCCTTGGTGCTTTCCTGGCAGGTGCGTTAGTGTCGCTATTAGCTCCTAACCAAGAACTTGTACAGAAGTTGGACAGCTTTGGCTATGGTTTCCTAATTCCGATCTTCTTCGTGATGGTCGGTGTCGATTTGGATTTGAAAGCATTATTCGGAGAACCAAAGATATTAGCGTTAATTCCGCTCTTGTTCTTTGCTCTGTTACTTTCAAAAGTTATTCCTGTTCTTCTTCTGAAAAAATGGTACGACACGAAGACTGTGATCGCATCCAGTATGCTATTAACGTCAACGCTGTCGCTTGTGATCGCAGCTGGTACGATTGGGGAGAGACTAGGCATTATTACAAGTGAAATGAATGGTGCACTCGTATTAGTTGCTGTTCTTTCCTGTATTATTACACCTGCTTTCTTTAAGAAATACTATGTGAATCAGGAAGAAGCCAACTACCAGCAAACCGTCTCTTTCATCGGTATTAATCAGGCGACCATACCTGTATTGCGTGAATTGGATCCGAAAGATTTCGAGACGCATCTCTTCCATACGAAGCAAGAGAATTTGGATGACAGCAAAAGTAGATCAATTTTTGACATTAATGAGCTTGAAAATTATGATTTTGATACACTGGAGAAGGCTGGTGTCTTCCATCATGATATTGTTGTAGTTACAACCGGTAATCTAGAAAAAAATGAAGAAATCGCAGCATACGCCAAAAAGCTTGGTGTAGAAAGGGTTATTGCCAGAGTGGAGAATCCGGTAATGGAAAAAAGATTGAAAGAGATCGGTGTTGATGTCTTCTCGATATTATTATCATCGAAAACATTATTGAAAGCATTGATCGAATCTCCGCATGTTGTTAACATTTTCACGGAGCAAGACAGTCAATTGTATGAGATTAACATGAACAATATAGGCTACGAGGGCACGGTGTTAAGGGAATTCCCATTCACCGGTGATGTCATTATGGTCCGCATCTTCCGGGGTAATGATTCAATCGTTCCTCACGGTGATACCGAGCTTCGGCTGAATGATCGCCTGATCGTTACAGGCTCATCAGAATATGTAGAAGAGTTACAGCAGCTGTTGGAATATGTATAA
- the mgtE gene encoding magnesium transporter encodes MEHLEQQERMEMWEKIQETLINERIDQFRAEFLELHPYDQAKIFEEQDEDIRFLIYSYLSPEEMAEVIEQVDQDIVSDFIIEMVPAFAAKILEYMSTDDAVDILNELDKNKVASFLTIMDKRSSEEIKELLHYEEKTAGSIMTTEFVVIHTTMTVKDAMRHLRKEAPDAETIYYIYVVNSYKKLVGVISLRDLIIAEGDWLIEEVMSDRVVSVPVGEDQEDIAQMMRDYDFLALPVVDFQEHLLGIITVDDIMDVMEEEASDDYSKLAGISDVESSGDTAISSAKKRLPWLVILLFLGMLTASLIGRFEATLAKDPILAVFIPLIAGMAGNTGTQALAVAVRSISTGDMNKKGKAAVIWQEAKTGLITGVSCGVIITLLIAFWYHDFYLGMLVGISIMATLLVATISGAFIPLVMDRFNIDPAVASGPFITTLNDVISIFIYFGLATTFMNFLL; translated from the coding sequence ATGGAACACTTAGAGCAGCAAGAACGGATGGAAATGTGGGAGAAGATTCAGGAAACCTTAATCAATGAAAGAATTGATCAATTTCGGGCTGAATTCTTAGAATTACATCCGTATGATCAAGCTAAAATATTCGAAGAACAAGACGAAGACATCCGCTTCTTAATTTATTCCTATTTATCACCTGAAGAGATGGCAGAAGTTATTGAGCAAGTCGACCAAGACATCGTATCTGATTTTATTATCGAAATGGTACCGGCATTTGCCGCTAAAATTTTAGAATATATGTCGACAGATGACGCGGTAGATATCTTAAATGAATTAGATAAAAATAAAGTTGCCAGCTTTTTAACTATAATGGACAAACGTTCCTCTGAAGAGATCAAAGAGCTTCTCCATTATGAAGAAAAAACAGCAGGAAGTATTATGACGACGGAATTTGTCGTGATCCATACGACCATGACTGTAAAAGATGCAATGCGTCATTTGCGCAAGGAAGCGCCAGATGCAGAGACAATCTACTATATATATGTTGTCAATTCTTATAAGAAATTAGTCGGGGTTATCTCCCTGCGAGATTTAATTATTGCAGAAGGGGATTGGCTGATTGAGGAAGTCATGAGTGATCGTGTGGTATCTGTACCTGTGGGAGAAGACCAGGAAGATATTGCCCAAATGATGCGTGATTATGATTTCCTTGCATTGCCTGTTGTTGATTTTCAAGAACATTTACTCGGTATTATTACAGTTGATGATATTATGGACGTTATGGAAGAAGAAGCAAGTGATGATTACTCCAAACTTGCTGGTATCTCAGATGTAGAAAGTAGTGGGGATACAGCGATCTCTTCTGCAAAAAAAAGATTACCATGGCTTGTTATCTTGCTATTTCTAGGCATGTTAACGGCAAGTTTGATCGGTCGCTTTGAAGCAACGCTTGCGAAGGATCCGATCTTGGCCGTATTTATTCCGCTAATTGCCGGAATGGCTGGTAACACCGGAACACAGGCATTGGCAGTTGCTGTAAGAAGTATTTCAACAGGTGATATGAATAAAAAAGGAAAAGCAGCAGTAATCTGGCAAGAAGCTAAGACTGGCTTGATTACTGGTGTTTCATGTGGTGTGATTATTACGTTGTTAATTGCATTTTGGTATCATGATTTTTATCTTGGTATGCTAGTTGGTATCTCTATCATGGCAACCTTACTGGTGGCAACTATTTCTGGTGCTTTTATTCCACTTGTCATGGACCGTTTTAATATTGACCCAGCAGTTGCCTCAGGACCATTCATCACTACGTTGAATGATGTTATTTCAATCTTTATTTATTTTGGTTTAGCAACGACATTTATGAACTTTTTATTATAG
- a CDS encoding FtsW/RodA/SpoVE family cell cycle protein: MPEQNANAKLDYSLIFIVIIFGIISVFTLYTLDPYLSLKGADYDNLFIKQMVWYIAGSMLIAVIMMFDYDRLRQVSWILYGLGILALLMLFFHFPPGIAKQVNGAWGWFAIPGFGTLQPAEFMKVFLIIFQAHIMVAHNEKYPVHTVKMDLWLLCKMAVAALVPIFFLTQQPDYGGVLVLVSITACMLLVSGIKWRIILTIVGTGLVLIATVLFIYLNFTEAVNQFLYDNELGHIVDRLQGWLFPDQFSQEGAYQTLTAMLAIASGQLSGKGIGTFEKATDIPEYQTDYIFSTIAEQFGFFGASLLILIYFLLIYRLIFIALKSKDPFASYMVTGIIGMFTYQVFQNIGMSIQLLPVTGLPLPFISYGGSSTLTYLMAIGIVLNVFFRIKTYMFDES, translated from the coding sequence ATGCCTGAACAGAATGCAAATGCAAAACTAGACTACTCGCTTATTTTTATCGTGATTATTTTTGGGATTATTAGTGTGTTCACTTTATATACGTTAGATCCTTATTTGAGTTTGAAAGGTGCTGATTATGACAACCTGTTTATCAAACAAATGGTATGGTACATCGCAGGATCCATGCTAATCGCTGTTATTATGATGTTTGATTATGACCGTCTTCGACAAGTTTCCTGGATTCTTTATGGATTAGGAATTTTGGCATTACTTATGCTCTTCTTTCATTTTCCACCTGGAATCGCAAAACAGGTAAATGGAGCTTGGGGCTGGTTCGCCATTCCTGGATTTGGTACCTTGCAGCCTGCCGAGTTTATGAAAGTGTTTCTGATCATATTTCAAGCACATATCATGGTAGCCCACAACGAAAAATATCCAGTACATACAGTCAAAATGGATCTGTGGCTACTTTGTAAGATGGCAGTGGCAGCACTGGTACCGATTTTTTTCCTGACACAACAGCCTGACTATGGTGGCGTGTTAGTATTAGTGTCGATTACTGCCTGTATGTTGTTAGTTTCAGGAATCAAATGGCGAATTATTCTTACTATTGTAGGAACTGGTCTTGTTTTAATAGCCACGGTACTGTTTATTTACCTTAATTTCACGGAAGCCGTCAACCAGTTCTTGTATGACAACGAATTGGGTCATATTGTGGACCGGCTTCAAGGCTGGCTATTTCCAGATCAATTCAGCCAGGAAGGTGCCTACCAAACCTTGACGGCGATGCTTGCTATCGCATCCGGCCAGTTATCCGGAAAGGGAATTGGCACATTTGAAAAGGCGACAGATATTCCGGAATACCAGACGGATTATATTTTTTCCACCATTGCCGAACAATTTGGTTTCTTTGGTGCAAGCTTGTTAATATTAATTTACTTTTTATTAATATACCGGCTCATTTTTATTGCGCTAAAAAGCAAAGATCCATTCGCAAGTTATATGGTGACAGGTATTATCGGTATGTTTACCTATCAAGTATTTCAAAATATCGGCATGTCGATTCAATTATTACCTGTTACGGGCTTGCCGTTACCATTTATCAGCTATGGAGGAAGTTCGACGCTGACCTATTTAATGGCTATTGGCATAGTCTTAAATGTATTCTTCCGTATAAAAACCTATATGTTTGACGAATCTTAA
- the prpE gene encoding bis(5'-nucleosyl)-tetraphosphatase PrpE, giving the protein MKLDIIGDIHGCYHELMNLLDQLGYRVEKNHIHHPDGRRIAFVGDLTDRGPQSVEVIRFVYQLVHVQKIAFYVPGNHCNKLYRFFLGNNVSHQHGLETTVAEYQQLSADDQAEVKKMMMTLYEQAPLYQKIDELDVVIAHAGIPEKYIGRDDKKVKTFVLYGDITGEKHPDGRPVRRDWAQQYHGERWVVYGHTPVLEPRFVHKTVNIDTGCVFGNKLSAFRLPEETTVSVPSSMPFVEEKFRL; this is encoded by the coding sequence ATGAAATTAGATATCATCGGGGATATTCACGGCTGTTATCACGAACTGATGAATCTGCTGGATCAGTTAGGCTATCGGGTAGAAAAGAACCACATTCATCATCCAGATGGACGGCGCATCGCCTTTGTCGGTGATTTGACTGATCGCGGTCCGCAATCGGTAGAAGTAATACGCTTTGTATATCAACTCGTTCACGTACAGAAAATCGCCTTTTATGTGCCTGGCAACCATTGTAATAAGTTATACAGATTTTTTCTTGGCAATAATGTCTCACACCAGCACGGACTGGAGACAACTGTTGCTGAATATCAGCAATTGTCGGCTGATGATCAAGCAGAAGTGAAAAAAATGATGATGACACTTTATGAGCAAGCACCTCTATATCAAAAGATCGATGAGCTAGACGTTGTCATTGCACATGCCGGGATACCTGAAAAATATATTGGCAGAGACGATAAAAAAGTGAAAACCTTTGTACTTTACGGAGACATAACTGGTGAAAAGCATCCCGACGGACGCCCAGTAAGAAGAGATTGGGCCCAGCAATATCACGGTGAGCGCTGGGTGGTTTATGGACATACACCTGTATTAGAACCTCGGTTCGTACATAAAACCGTTAATATTGACACAGGCTGCGTTTTTGGCAACAAATTGTCCGCATTTCGCCTCCCAGAAGAGACAACGGTGAGCGTACCATCGAGCATGCCATTTGTGGAAGAAAAATTCCGATTATAA
- a CDS encoding RluA family pseudouridine synthase: MKWKVDQDYHELLLRDYLHQARGISRRTLTAVKFRGGKLLVNNQEVNVRHKLAEGDIVEVIFPPETRSELLKPEALPLDIVYEDDDVLVVNKPAYIATMPSYHHQQHTLSNRVIAHYDQKQLPYTVHVVTRLDRDTSGLLLIAKHRHSHSVLFQDQHEGTVNRRYQAIVSGKMEEKKGTLDLAIDRAPDSIIRRVVSPDGKRAITHYQVVEELDNVSLVEVRLETGRTHQIRVHFSAVGHPLIGDSLYQGDTTYLNRQALHCHRLGFYHPMTRERLQFEIPLADELEQTWKALKKQ, translated from the coding sequence GTGAAATGGAAAGTAGATCAAGACTACCATGAATTGTTATTACGTGATTACTTGCATCAGGCAAGGGGGATCTCACGCCGAACACTAACAGCAGTGAAATTTCGTGGTGGTAAATTATTAGTGAACAATCAGGAAGTAAATGTGCGGCATAAGCTTGCAGAAGGAGATATCGTAGAGGTAATATTCCCGCCGGAAACGAGGAGTGAGCTGCTAAAGCCGGAAGCTCTCCCTCTCGATATTGTGTATGAAGACGACGATGTATTAGTCGTCAATAAGCCGGCATACATTGCTACGATGCCATCCTATCATCATCAGCAGCATACTTTATCTAATAGAGTTATCGCTCATTATGATCAAAAGCAACTGCCATATACCGTCCATGTCGTAACAAGACTGGACCGTGATACTTCCGGATTATTGTTAATAGCCAAACATCGCCACAGTCATTCTGTTTTATTCCAAGATCAACATGAAGGGACGGTAAATCGTCGTTATCAGGCCATTGTATCGGGAAAAATGGAGGAGAAGAAAGGAACATTGGATTTAGCAATCGATCGTGCACCAGATTCTATTATTCGACGTGTTGTATCTCCTGATGGTAAACGGGCGATCACGCATTATCAGGTGGTAGAGGAACTCGACAATGTTTCGTTAGTAGAGGTCCGCCTGGAGACAGGCCGAACCCATCAAATCCGCGTCCATTTCTCTGCAGTTGGTCATCCGCTCATTGGGGATAGCTTATATCAAGGTGATACAACCTACTTGAATCGCCAGGCCCTGCATTGTCACCGGTTGGGCTTTTATCATCCGATGACAAGAGAACGCCTGCAATTCGAGATACCTTTAGCAGATGAGTTGGAGCAAACTTGGAAAGCATTGAAAAAGCAATAA
- a CDS encoding NAD kinase, translating to MRFTILSRDDNKSEVIKARMKQYLNDFSLEYDEEKPDLVISVGGDGTFLEAFHTYRHRLKDTAFIGVHTGHLGFYADWVPEEVEKLIIEIAKKPFEVVEYPLLDVKIHPIGDESYTSFLALNEVSVKCADATVAMDVHIKGAHFERFRGDGLCVSTPSGSTAYNKALGGAILHPSLNAMQITEMASINNRVYRTIGSPLILPSHHVCELLPIYHNRKFMITVDHRTEEYNNIDRIECRVSDEKIRFARFRAFPFWKRVHDSFISDETT from the coding sequence GTGCGTTTTACAATACTTTCACGTGATGATAATAAATCCGAAGTAATCAAAGCTAGAATGAAACAATATTTAAATGATTTCTCTCTTGAGTATGATGAGGAGAAACCGGATCTGGTTATTTCTGTTGGAGGTGACGGTACATTTCTGGAAGCATTTCATACATACAGGCACCGGTTAAAGGATACCGCGTTTATCGGTGTCCATACCGGGCATCTCGGTTTTTATGCGGATTGGGTACCGGAAGAAGTAGAGAAATTAATTATTGAAATTGCGAAAAAACCTTTTGAAGTGGTGGAATATCCTTTATTGGATGTCAAAATACATCCAATTGGAGATGAATCCTATACCTCATTTTTAGCATTAAATGAGGTGTCGGTTAAGTGTGCTGATGCAACAGTCGCGATGGATGTTCATATAAAAGGGGCGCATTTTGAGCGCTTTCGTGGAGATGGACTCTGTGTATCGACGCCATCAGGAAGTACAGCATACAATAAAGCGCTAGGAGGAGCAATTCTGCATCCTTCCTTAAACGCTATGCAAATCACCGAGATGGCATCCATTAATAACCGCGTATACCGGACAATCGGATCGCCGTTAATTTTGCCTAGTCATCATGTTTGTGAATTATTACCGATCTATCACAATCGTAAGTTTATGATTACTGTAGATCATCGCACAGAAGAATACAATAATATTGATCGGATCGAATGTCGGGTGTCAGATGAGAAAATTCGATTTGCACGTTTTCGAGCCTTTCCATTTTGGAAAAGGGTACATGATTCCTTCATATCGGACGAAACAACATGA
- a CDS encoding GTP pyrophosphokinase, with product MNWRNFLAPYAQVVEELKVKLKGMRTQFEFESSHSPIEFVTARVKPVSSIKEKMKRKDFQIDDIEELQDIAGVRVVCQFVDDIYDIVDRLKTRNDFDVIEERDYINHKKDSGYRSYHLIISYPVETIHGERKIIAEIQIRTLAMNFWATNEHSLNYKYEGRIPEKVRARLKRAAEAAFKLDEEMAKIKDEIQEAQRVFRTNKSNNDK from the coding sequence ATGAATTGGCGAAACTTCTTGGCACCTTATGCACAGGTGGTTGAAGAACTAAAGGTGAAATTGAAAGGGATGCGTACTCAATTTGAATTCGAATCCAGTCATTCACCGATTGAATTTGTTACAGCCCGGGTAAAGCCGGTCTCCAGTATTAAAGAAAAAATGAAACGGAAAGATTTTCAGATTGATGACATCGAAGAACTTCAAGATATTGCAGGAGTTCGCGTTGTCTGTCAATTTGTCGATGATATATATGACATAGTGGACCGTTTAAAGACACGAAATGATTTTGACGTTATAGAAGAAAGGGACTATATTAACCACAAGAAAGACAGTGGTTATCGTTCTTATCACCTTATTATTTCTTATCCCGTTGAAACCATACATGGGGAGCGGAAGATCATTGCAGAAATTCAGATTCGAACATTAGCGATGAATTTCTGGGCAACAAATGAACATTCTCTAAATTATAAATATGAAGGGCGAATTCCGGAAAAGGTAAGAGCAAGACTGAAACGTGCAGCAGAAGCAGCTTTTAAACTGGATGAGGAAATGGCGAAAATTAAAGATGAAATACAAGAAGCTCAACGAGTGTTCCGCACAAATAAAAGCAACAATGACAAGTAA
- a CDS encoding CYTH domain-containing protein, whose product MTQEIEIEFKNMLTESEYEQLLNYYSAEKLSPIRQRNHYFETKDFHLKQNHAALRIREKNNTYQLTLKQPNPNGAGLLETHCTITEQEADNWMDENIIPKQDITDALNQMNIDIQELKYGGMLETKRIEFTLNACTIVLDKSNYNGHTDYELELEASDETHGNQVFEKLLAAHQIPKRQTANKIERFYQTVQL is encoded by the coding sequence ATGACACAGGAAATTGAAATAGAATTTAAAAACATGCTGACAGAATCTGAGTATGAACAGTTGCTGAACTATTACAGTGCAGAGAAACTATCTCCAATACGACAACGAAATCATTATTTTGAGACGAAAGATTTTCATTTAAAGCAAAATCATGCAGCACTGCGTATCCGTGAAAAGAATAACACGTATCAACTCACACTTAAACAGCCAAACCCAAATGGAGCGGGACTGCTGGAGACACATTGTACCATAACAGAGCAAGAGGCTGATAATTGGATGGATGAGAATATTATACCAAAGCAGGATATTACGGACGCGCTAAATCAAATGAATATCGACATCCAGGAATTAAAATATGGTGGAATGTTAGAAACGAAACGAATAGAGTTTACACTGAATGCTTGTACCATCGTACTGGACAAAAGTAATTACAACGGGCACACCGATTATGAACTGGAACTGGAAGCATCCGATGAAACACATGGTAATCAAGTATTTGAGAAACTGTTAGCAGCACATCAAATCCCAAAACGCCAAACCGCTAATAAAATTGAACGCTTTTATCAAACCGTACAATTGTAA
- a CDS encoding globin domain-containing protein: protein MRESEGSIYEVIGGHEKIEELVEAFYARVSKHPDLIPLFPDEFSEVARKQTQFLTQFFGGPPLYIQEHGHPMMRKRHLRFPITPTRRDAWLTCMKGALEEANIEEPYRSAMFERLTLTANHMMNTPDEKGESW from the coding sequence ATGAGAGAATCAGAAGGATCTATTTATGAGGTTATTGGGGGACACGAAAAAATTGAGGAATTAGTTGAGGCTTTTTACGCGAGAGTGTCTAAACATCCTGATCTAATTCCCCTCTTCCCAGACGAATTTTCGGAAGTAGCAAGAAAACAAACACAATTTTTAACTCAATTTTTTGGTGGGCCTCCATTATATATTCAAGAACATGGGCATCCTATGATGAGAAAGCGTCATTTGCGTTTTCCGATTACGCCAACGAGACGTGATGCCTGGCTTACTTGTATGAAAGGTGCTCTAGAAGAAGCAAATATTGAAGAACCGTACCGTAGTGCAATGTTTGAACGGCTCACACTCACAGCCAATCACATGATGAATACGCCTGATGAGAAAGGAGAATCATGGTGA
- a CDS encoding ClpXP adapter SpxH family protein codes for MNWNSAGSWQHQDRNQTTHYHFIDVLKKPIEIYVFIDPLCPECWSLEPYLKKLSIEYGRFFTIRTVLSGQLTNLHKDKFEKPRKLKDIWEKTASRTGMSCDGDLWIENPIHYPWLASIAIKAAELQGKKAGKRFLRKLQELAFLEKKDISQEEVLLDCAKTVHLDIEEFREDLYSTSSKKALQCDLKITKEMDVEYIPTMVFFNQSEDDAGLKISGIYPYEIYVKVLKQMLQKEPLPAKKPKLLDFLSHYDFVGTKEIAVVYDWSMEKAEKEMKKLQLKQIVEKVPVKFGYFWKYTK; via the coding sequence GTGAATTGGAATTCTGCCGGATCTTGGCAACACCAGGATCGAAACCAAACAACGCATTATCATTTTATTGATGTTTTAAAAAAACCGATCGAAATTTATGTGTTCATTGATCCACTTTGTCCGGAATGCTGGTCATTAGAGCCGTATTTAAAGAAATTATCCATTGAATATGGTCGATTTTTTACCATTCGGACGGTATTAAGTGGTCAATTAACGAACTTGCACAAGGACAAATTTGAAAAACCGAGAAAGCTGAAAGACATATGGGAAAAGACGGCTAGTCGTACGGGAATGAGCTGTGATGGTGACCTTTGGATCGAGAACCCTATTCATTATCCATGGCTTGCATCCATTGCGATCAAAGCTGCGGAGTTGCAAGGCAAAAAAGCTGGCAAACGATTTTTACGCAAATTACAAGAGCTGGCTTTTCTAGAGAAAAAGGATATCTCGCAAGAAGAAGTTCTATTAGATTGCGCGAAGACGGTACATCTCGATATTGAAGAGTTTCGTGAAGACTTATACTCCACTTCCTCCAAAAAAGCCTTACAATGTGATTTAAAAATCACGAAAGAAATGGATGTTGAGTACATTCCGACAATGGTGTTCTTTAATCAGTCTGAAGACGATGCTGGATTAAAGATTTCAGGAATTTATCCTTATGAAATCTATGTTAAAGTATTGAAGCAGATGTTGCAGAAGGAGCCATTGCCTGCGAAGAAACCGAAATTATTAGATTTTTTATCTCATTATGATTTTGTGGGCACAAAAGAAATTGCTGTCGTTTACGATTGGTCAATGGAAAAAGCAGAAAAAGAAATGAAAAAATTACAACTAAAGCAAATTGTCGAGAAGGTACCAGTCAAATTCGGTTACTTCTGGAAATATACAAAGTAA